One genomic segment of Panicum virgatum strain AP13 chromosome 2N, P.virgatum_v5, whole genome shotgun sequence includes these proteins:
- the LOC120660820 gene encoding gamma-tubulin complex component 3-like: MDDHQTQDLVKELVHRLLSAAESATGGGGGGGGSRGGGRDAGGALRFAHRLLSSRLAPAVLPDEHALAESIKRRLAASGRPDDALAFADLHSKLSARSRPASLWPLLYLLDSLSSHRRAAAAASCLPNLPTAAPPRNATSAAAAGAGGKRAHGVAPGGVVLVSKDPDNIREIALREYTELVLDETEVSEAVLVRDVLYACQGIDGRYVRYDKAGDAYDLPDGVRVPRSTRTLVRKLCELGRLFRKVRGFISDNISRSPSDAATEVGTVAQAFCSALQEELSDYYKLLAVLESYSLNPIPTPGSDSGVSGNYLSLRRLAVWLAEPAVRMRLMAVLVDACRGLRGGAMAGAIHGHAQHGDPMFQEFMGRLLRRVCSPLFEMVRSWVLEGELEDVFAEFFIVGQPVKAESLWREGYLIQSDMLPAFISPVLAQRILRTGKSINFLRVCCDDSGWADAAAEAAAYVGTTTSRGGLVYGETDALEALVVEAAKRIDWHLMDVIHKRYRFKDHCLAIKRYLLLGQGDFVQYLMDVVGPELSEPANRISSFQLAGLLETSIRASNAQYDDRDILDRIKVKMMDHGDGDRGWDVFSLEYDARVPLDTVFTASVMKMYLKVFNFLWKLKRVDHSLTGVWKTMKPNCIVSSPFYKEGTSIRAQFVSVLRKCQVLFNEMNHFVTNFQYYIMFEVLEVSWARFSDEMDAAKDLDDLLLAHDKYLNSILEKALLGERSQGLLRNLFELFDIILQFRSHADRWFERIYELQLRGKGKPKSKSKESGSWLDGGRKAMIQLAGELFRKMGEDLDSIAKDYTASLDAFITQLPMQQHVDLKFLLFRLDFTEYYSRLSSSK; encoded by the exons ATGGACGACCACCAAACCCAGGATCTCGTCAAGGAGCTCGTCCACCgcctcctctccgccgccgaatccgccaccggcggcggcggaggaggaggaggaagcagggGTGGGGGGCGCGACGCGGGCGGCGCGCTGCGGTTCGCGCACCGGCTCCTCTCCAGCCGCCTCGCCCCCGCGGTCCTCCCCGACGAGCACGCGCTCGCGGAGTCCATcaagcgccgcctcgccgcctccggccgcccCGACGACGCACTCGCCTTCGCCGACCTCCACTCCAAGCTCTCCGCCCGGTCGcgcccggcctccctctggccgcTACTCTACCTGCTCGACTCGCTCTCctcccaccgccgcgccgccgccgccgcctcgtgccTCCCCAAcctccccaccgccgcgccgccgcggaatgccacctcggcggcggctgcgggcgcCGGGGGAAAGCGGGCGCACGGGGTGGCGCCGGGGGGCGTCGTGCTGGTGTCCAAGGATCCGGATAACATTCGCGAGATCGCGCTGCGGGAGTACACCGAGCTGGTGCTCGACGAGACGGAGGTCTCGGAGGCCGTGCTCGTGCGCGACGTGCTGTACGCGTGCCAGGGCATCGACGGCCGCTACGTGCGCTACGACAAGGCCGGCGATGCGTACGACCTCCCGGACGGCGTCCGCGTGCCGCGGTCCACGCGGACCCTCGTCCGCAAGCTGTGCGAGCTCGGCAGGCTGTTCCGCAAGGTGCGGGGCTTCATTTCTGACAACATAAGCCGCTCACCGTCAGATGCTGCCACTGAGGTGGGGACTGTTGCTCAGGCGTTCTGCTCGGCGCTCCAGGAGGAGCTCTCTGATTACTACAAGCTGCTGGCTGTTCTGGAGTCGTACTCATTGAATCCAATCCCCACACCTGGATCTGATTCAGGTGTGTCGGGTAATTACCTCTCATTGCGGCGTCTTGCAGTGTGGCTTGCTGAACCTGCAGTGCGAATGCGCCTAATGGCTGTTCTGGTGGATGCATGTCGTGGATTGAGGGGTGGTGCTATGGCTGGTGCGATCCATGGACATGCCCAGCATGGGGATCCTATGTTTCAGGAGTTTATGGGCCGATTGCTGCGTCGGGTGTGCTCACCATTGTTTGAAATGGTTCGGAGCTGGGTATTAGAAGGGGAATTGGAGGATGTATTTGCAGAGTTCTTCATCGTTGGGCAACCAGTGAAAGCAGAATCATTGTGGCGGGAGGGCTACCTTATTCAGTCTGATATGCTTCCAGCTTTCATTTCTCCAGTGCTGGCACAACGAATTCTTAGAACTGGCAAGTCAATCAACTTTCTTAGAGTTTGCTGCGACGATAGTGGCTGGGCTGATGCCGCTGCAGAGGCAGCTGCATATGTTGGCACCACAACATCTCGAGGTGGGCTTGTTTATGGAGAGACTGATGCTTTGGAGGCGTTGGTGGTTGAGGCAGCCAAGAGGATTGATTGGCATTTGATGGATGTCATTCATAAGCGGTACCGATTTAAGGACCACTGCCTAGCTATCAAGCGGTACTTGCTTCTTGGGCAGGGTGATTTTGTCCAGTATTTGATGGACGTTGTTGGCCCTGAGTTGTCAGAGCCAGCAAATAGGATTAGCTCCTTCCAATTGGCTGGCTTGCTTGAGACTTCAATTCGAGCATCCAATGCGCAGTATGATGACCGTGATATCTTGGATCGCATAAAAGTAAAGATGATGGATCATGGAGATGGTGACCGTGGCTGGGATGTCTTCTCCTTGGAGTATGATGCTAGGGTGCCCCTAGATACAGTGTTCACAGCTTCAGTTATGAAGATGTATCTCAAAGTTTTCAACTTCTTATGGAAGCTCAAGCGTGTGGATCACTCCCTAACTGGAGTgtggaagacaatgaagcctAATTGCATTGTTTCTTCTCCATTTTACAAGGAAGGAACAAGCATCAGAGCTCAGTTTGTTTCAGTTCTTCGTAAATGCCAAGTTCTGTTCAACGAAATGAATCATTTTGTGACCAATTTCCAGTACTACATTATGTTTGAGGTTCTGGAGGTTTCATGGGCTCGTTTCTCTGATGAAATGGATGCAGCAAAGGATTTAGATGACCTTCTTTTGGCGCACGATAAGTATCTAAACTCGATACTGGAGAAGGCCCTCCTTGGTGAACGGTCCCAAGGACTTCTTAGAAATCTTTTTGAATTGTTTGACATCATCTTACAGTTTCGGAGCCACGCTGATCGATGGTTTGAACGGATATATGAGTTGCAGCTAAG GGGGAAAGGTAAACCAAAGTCAAAATCAAAGGAATCAGGTTCATGGCTTGATGGTGGCAGAAAAGCCATGATCCAACTAGCTGGGGAACTTTTCCGGAAAATGGGTGAAGACCTGGATAGCATCGCAAAAGATTATACAGCTTCTCTTGATGCATTTATTACCCAGTTGCCGATGCAACAGCATGTTGACTTGAAGTTCCTTCTCTTCCGTCTAGACTTCACTGAATATTACAGCCGTCTTTCCTCTAGCAAATGA
- the LOC120660818 gene encoding uncharacterized protein C227.17c-like isoform X2 yields the protein MDVKEKPETTSGPPPPRPDCIKCFDALWFCYSPFHQMQSYYRYGDFDNCFGKWGDLVDCLTLKTKRVAEVEEILIAREKAKPHIWTFRTVDEASDHWWRMYKHLVMMSPPLPAAARPRPKSDKS from the coding sequence ATGGATGTGAAAGAGAAGCCAGAGACGACCAGTGGCCCACCACCGCCACGTCCCGACTGCATAAAGTGCTTCGATGCTCTGTGGTTCTGCTACTCACCATTCCACCAGATGCAGAGCTACTACCGGTATGGGGATTTTGACAACTGCTTCGGCAAGTGGGGTGACCTCGTGGATTGCCTCACTCTCAAGACGAAGCGGGTGGCAGAGGTGGAGGAGATCCTCATTGCACGGGAGAAGGCCAAGCCACACATCTGGACCTTCCGGACAGTCGATGAAGCGTCGGACCACTGGTGGAGGATGTATAAGCATTTAGTAATGATGTCACCACCACTGCCAGCTGCTGCGCGGCCTCGTCCCAAGTCTGATAAATCTTGA
- the LOC120660819 gene encoding uncharacterized protein LOC120660819, protein MSAGSERPYAFATPSTVPVGFSRGSGSVAAATDSAGTSSSSGATTKSRKPPFRPATDDTKPVLRDPISRSDPVETEQAVLRLPRFP, encoded by the exons ATGTCCGCCGGAAGTGAGAGGCCTTACGCCTTCGCGACGCCCTCGACGGTGCCGGTGGGCTTCTCCCGCGGCTCCGGCTCCGTCGCCGCAGCCACGGACAGCGCCGGTACGAGTTCCTCCTCCGGGGCGACGACCaagagcaggaagccgccgttCCGGCCCGCCACGGACGACACCAAGCCCGTCCTCCGCGACCCG ATTTCACGGTCGGACCCGGTGGAGACCGAGCAGGCCGTGCTGCGGTTGCCGCGCTTTCCCTGA
- the LOC120660818 gene encoding uncharacterized protein C227.17c-like isoform X1 yields MFLFAKIMDVKEKPETTSGPPPPRPDCIKCFDALWFCYSPFHQMQSYYRYGDFDNCFGKWGDLVDCLTLKTKRVAEVEEILIAREKAKPHIWTFRTVDEASDHWWRMYKHLVMMSPPLPAAARPRPKSDKS; encoded by the exons ATGTTTCTGTTCG CAAAGATTATGGATGTGAAAGAGAAGCCAGAGACGACCAGTGGCCCACCACCGCCACGTCCCGACTGCATAAAGTGCTTCGATGCTCTGTGGTTCTGCTACTCACCATTCCACCAGATGCAGAGCTACTACCGGTATGGGGATTTTGACAACTGCTTCGGCAAGTGGGGTGACCTCGTGGATTGCCTCACTCTCAAGACGAAGCGGGTGGCAGAGGTGGAGGAGATCCTCATTGCACGGGAGAAGGCCAAGCCACACATCTGGACCTTCCGGACAGTCGATGAAGCGTCGGACCACTGGTGGAGGATGTATAAGCATTTAGTAATGATGTCACCACCACTGCCAGCTGCTGCGCGGCCTCGTCCCAAGTCTGATAAATCTTGA
- the LOC120660822 gene encoding uncharacterized protein LOC120660822 produces the protein METEPELQAALVKVGVFVLVQALVYLILSQSSSVFSRTKSLGLRPARSASARRMLALLADLPLAGEPSRAARARSSPRSPSPAVAADDLVKED, from the coding sequence ATGGAGACGGAGCCGGAGCTGCAGGCGGCGCTGGTGAAGGTGGGCGTGTTCGTGCTGGTGCAGGCGCTGGTGTACCTCATCCTGTCGCAGTCGTCCTCCGTGTTCTCGCGCACCAAGAGCCTCGGCCTCCGCCCCGCGCGCTCCGCCAGCGCGCGCCGCATGCTCGCGCTGCTCGCCGACCTGCCGCTCGCCGGGGAGCCCTCGCGCGCCGCCCGGGCGCGCTCCTCGCCGcggtcgccgtcgcccgcggtcgccgccgacgaCCTCGTCAAGGAGGACTGA